Proteins from one Mucilaginibacter jinjuensis genomic window:
- a CDS encoding UbiA prenyltransferase family protein, whose amino-acid sequence MQKLSSYLKLLRVHQWSKNLFIFLPAFFALKLYQPAVIHNCLLAFFGFSFLASAVYVFNDMLDIEEDKIHPKKRNRPLASGAVSVKEGIVLIVVLLIAAALLFAVLGNTVASIVAGVYLVQNILYTIKLKHVSLLDVMLISTGFVLRILIGGAATNTGLSHWIILMTLVLALFLALAKRRDDVYIYVQTDQKARKNLEGYNLDFLNVAITVMATVVIVCYIMYCTSPEITSRFGGNTYLTSFFVILGILRYLQLTFVWLISGSPTMVLLKNRFLQVIILGWIVSFFLIIYLKV is encoded by the coding sequence ATGCAAAAACTCAGCTCCTACCTAAAGCTTCTCCGTGTACACCAGTGGAGCAAAAATCTGTTTATTTTCCTGCCGGCTTTCTTCGCATTAAAGCTTTATCAGCCAGCTGTTATTCATAATTGCCTTCTGGCATTTTTTGGATTTTCATTTTTAGCCAGCGCTGTTTATGTTTTTAACGATATGCTGGATATTGAGGAGGATAAAATACACCCTAAAAAACGTAACCGCCCCTTAGCCAGCGGCGCAGTTAGCGTTAAAGAAGGTATTGTTTTAATTGTTGTTTTGCTTATTGCAGCCGCGTTATTATTTGCTGTTTTAGGTAACACGGTTGCCAGCATAGTAGCAGGTGTTTACCTTGTGCAAAATATTTTGTACACCATTAAACTCAAGCATGTTTCGCTACTGGATGTAATGCTGATCTCTACCGGCTTTGTGTTGCGTATTTTAATTGGCGGAGCAGCTACAAATACAGGGCTCTCGCACTGGATCATTTTGATGACCCTGGTGCTGGCGCTTTTCCTGGCCCTGGCCAAACGCCGCGATGATGTTTATATTTATGTGCAGACAGACCAGAAAGCACGCAAAAACTTAGAAGGTTATAATCTCGACTTTTTAAACGTAGCTATTACCGTAATGGCTACCGTAGTAATTGTGTGTTACATTATGTATTGCACTTCGCCCGAAATTACATCGCGGTTTGGGGGCAATACTTACCTCACCTCGTTTTTTGTGATACTCGGTATATTAAGATACCTGCAGCTTACCTTTGTTTGGTTAATTAGCGGTAGCCCTACTATGGTGCTGCTTAAAAACCGCTTTCTGCAAGTGATTATCCTCGGTTGGATCGTATCGTTTTTCTTAATTATTTACCTGAAGGTTTAA